One part of the Sneathia vaginalis genome encodes these proteins:
- a CDS encoding GTPase — protein sequence MSDKQCKGCGEKLQSEDKNLKGYVPFEKLLLQDNLICQNCFRLKNYGKIPEETMSKKEYKDVAIASIKEADIVLGIFDAVDIESSMVTEILDLLDEKESIVVLNKIDLLEKNYTMPEISSWFRKKIIENNIFPQSFCFVSSKTNEGINGILHKIKDICGKKQVKVCVLGVSNVGKSSLLNRLIGSNKLTTSKYSGTTKRSIKTTVKYKDIKITFIDTPGIVPEGRMNEMLPKDKAVLLLNSKSVQKNKVRLNEGQYLTFSNLIYIMVENKCELDCYASKNIQFHVTNKQKVDELMTNGFFTLLSKEETDEYYNHKFVIDKISLTRDDALDILGLGYVEANSSVTLSIKHPEEVKVIVREKIKYANKRQDEML from the coding sequence ATGAGTGATAAACAATGTAAAGGTTGTGGAGAAAAATTACAAAGTGAAGATAAAAATTTAAAAGGATATGTACCCTTTGAAAAGCTTCTATTACAAGATAATTTAATATGTCAAAATTGTTTTAGATTAAAAAATTATGGTAAGATACCTGAAGAAACAATGAGTAAAAAAGAGTATAAAGATGTAGCTATAGCAAGCATAAAAGAAGCAGATATAGTGCTTGGTATATTTGATGCTGTTGATATTGAATCTTCTATGGTAACTGAAATTTTAGACTTATTAGATGAAAAAGAATCAATAGTAGTATTAAACAAGATAGACTTACTAGAAAAAAATTACACTATGCCAGAAATATCTTCATGGTTTAGAAAAAAGATAATAGAAAACAATATATTTCCTCAAAGTTTTTGCTTTGTTTCATCTAAAACAAATGAGGGTATAAATGGGATATTACATAAAATAAAGGACATATGTGGTAAAAAACAAGTTAAAGTTTGTGTACTAGGTGTCTCAAATGTAGGTAAGTCAAGTTTACTTAATAGATTAATAGGGTCTAATAAGTTAACTACATCAAAATATTCTGGAACTACAAAAAGAAGTATAAAGACTACTGTAAAATACAAGGATATAAAGATAACATTCATAGATACACCTGGTATAGTTCCAGAAGGTAGAATGAATGAGATGCTTCCTAAGGATAAAGCAGTACTACTTTTAAATAGTAAATCTGTTCAGAAAAATAAGGTGAGATTAAATGAAGGACAGTACTTAACATTTTCTAATTTAATATATATTATGGTAGAGAATAAATGTGAATTAGACTGTTATGCTTCTAAAAATATACAATTTCATGTGACAAATAAGCAAAAGGTAGATGAGCTTATGACCAATGGTTTCTTTACGTTGTTAAGTAAAGAAGAAACTGATGAGTACTATAACCACAAATTTGTAATAGATAAAATATCACTAACAAGAGATGATGCACTAGATATATTAGGTCTAGGGTATGTTGAAGCTAATAGTAGTGTAACTTTAAGTATAAAGCACCCAGAAGAAGTTAAGGTAATTGTTAGAGAGAAAATAAAGTACGCAAATAAAAGGCAAGATGAAATGTTATGA
- a CDS encoding ATP-binding protein: protein MCEKINIKSISYYVNSKEGQYFERKSAKIRPIDILRHLVAFSNAEGGELVIGIEDDGEITGFKSDGSHNIEEYINISITELKETPILPMFDRVEVKNSKGQDDEILIINVPISNNRVIKCNDNNVYLRQFDKTVKLNSEQIIQLQYDRGQRYFEDEIVEDATLEDLDEGLIKKYKQKMEVENISTYDLLKARNLMKNGKLTNACILLFGNDPTRFLPQAKLKVVKYNGVKALFGKSINIIKEKTFYGSILDTIEKSKEFVGTLLRDFQYLDDDGMFKTVPEYPEFAWIEGIVNSLVHRNYSIRGDYIKVIIFEDRLEIMSPGLLPNIVTVENILNQRYSRNPKIARILTEFGYVKEMNEGVRRIYSEMYDMFLNKPKYSEIGYNVILTLENNIANRQSGVMKNNFSSLTEDEKRILQYMFNTGAHVNTKISTGIIDKSTSYCYKLLKKLEDKKILLWHGSSTRDKTQYYTLNL from the coding sequence ATGTGTGAAAAAATAAATATAAAATCAATTTCATATTATGTTAATTCTAAGGAAGGTCAATATTTTGAAAGGAAAAGTGCTAAAATAAGACCAATTGATATTTTAAGACATTTAGTAGCATTTTCTAATGCTGAAGGTGGTGAATTAGTTATTGGAATAGAGGATGATGGAGAAATAACAGGATTCAAATCTGATGGTAGTCATAATATTGAAGAATATATTAATATATCAATTACTGAATTAAAAGAAACACCTATTTTACCTATGTTTGATAGAGTTGAGGTTAAAAATTCTAAGGGACAAGATGATGAGATTTTAATCATAAATGTACCAATTTCTAATAATAGAGTTATTAAATGTAATGATAATAATGTTTATTTAAGACAATTTGATAAAACAGTAAAATTGAATTCTGAACAAATAATACAGCTACAATACGATAGAGGTCAAAGATATTTTGAAGATGAAATAGTAGAAGATGCAACTTTAGAAGATTTGGATGAGGGCTTAATAAAAAAGTATAAGCAGAAAATGGAAGTAGAGAATATATCTACATACGATTTGTTAAAAGCTAGAAATTTAATGAAAAATGGCAAATTAACTAATGCTTGTATCCTGCTTTTTGGTAATGATCCTACAAGATTTTTACCACAAGCCAAGTTAAAGGTAGTGAAGTATAATGGAGTTAAGGCCTTATTTGGTAAAAGTATAAATATAATAAAGGAAAAAACATTTTATGGTTCAATATTGGATACTATAGAAAAATCTAAAGAGTTTGTAGGTACATTATTAAGAGATTTTCAGTATCTAGATGATGATGGAATGTTTAAGACTGTACCAGAGTATCCAGAATTTGCTTGGATTGAAGGTATAGTTAATTCACTAGTTCATAGAAATTACTCTATAAGAGGCGATTACATTAAAGTCATCATATTTGAAGATAGATTAGAAATAATGAGTCCAGGATTACTACCTAATATAGTAACAGTAGAAAATATATTAAATCAAAGATATTCAAGAAATCCTAAGATAGCTAGGATATTAACAGAATTTGGGTATGTTAAGGAAATGAATGAAGGTGTAAGAAGAATATATAGTGAGATGTATGATATGTTTTTAAATAAACCTAAATATAGCGAAATAGGATATAACGTAATATTAACTTTAGAAAATAATATTGCAAATAGGCAATCAGGTGTAATGAAAAATAATTTTAGTAGTTTAACAGAAGACGAAAAAAGAATTTTACAATATATGTTCAATACAGGGGCTCATGTAAATACTAAAATATCTACAGGAATAATAGATAAAAGTACTTCATATTGTTATAAACTTTTAAAGAAATTAGAAGATAAAAAAATACTTTTATGGCATGGGTCATCAACTAGAGATAAGACGCAATACTATACACTAAATTTATAG
- the topA gene encoding type I DNA topoisomerase, whose amino-acid sequence MKKYLVIVESPSKAKTIEKILGKNYEVKASYGHVIDLPTTTLGIDIENGFIPKYKTIKGKGEILKDLKSRSKNADIVYLASDLDREGEAIAWHISNYIKFPEKTKRIVFNEITATAVKHAIKSPREIDLNLVDAQQTRRLLDRIVGYKISPLLWKTVNRNASAGRVQSVALKIICDLEDEIKNFVPKNYREFSVLLKNGVELKLSKIDGKKVDKVFDEDFKLELDKYLIANKVEIKKKTQRPPLVFKTSTLQQLAASYLGFSASKTMRIAQQLYEGLDIAGQTKGLITYMRTDSTRISKEAQEKAKEYIVKNLGQEYVGKYISKNKSDAQDAHEGIRPSYIELEPDKISGYLSKDQNKLYSLIFRRFITSQIAAVKYDQMQITSIKDNLEFTGTANKITFDGYYKYQKSEEDILTEDLPDIHENDKLEIEKVNTKEGVTKPPARFTEASIIKKLESEGIGRPSTYASIIDTLITREYVVIEEKKLIPTVQGYSVKEELEEHFKNIMDIKFTANMESELDEIAEGHKEWHDILSRYYNTINQDVIKYEEDINKMQSLKVVSDVMDSKGLPMILKTGIYGKYLISETNEEEKISLKGIDVPKEEIKSGKVAVKDKVEKILKEKQGKLTDYTEQGVKFYLKIGRFGPYLESENFSEDNKRITLTPLIRAKLKKGEIKENEGVLELNEYILKEKEENEKLIKQAGKCEKCGKPFTIKKGRFGKFLACSGYPDCKNIKNLKKKSK is encoded by the coding sequence GTGAAAAAATATCTAGTAATAGTTGAATCACCGTCTAAAGCGAAAACTATTGAAAAAATATTAGGTAAAAATTATGAAGTAAAAGCTTCATACGGTCATGTAATAGACTTACCAACAACAACATTAGGTATAGATATTGAAAATGGATTTATACCGAAGTATAAGACAATAAAGGGAAAAGGTGAGATATTAAAAGACTTGAAATCTAGATCTAAGAATGCAGACATTGTATATCTTGCGTCCGACTTAGATAGAGAAGGAGAAGCTATAGCGTGGCACATATCTAATTATATAAAATTCCCAGAAAAGACTAAGAGAATAGTATTTAATGAAATAACAGCAACAGCCGTTAAGCACGCTATAAAATCACCTAGAGAAATAGATTTAAACTTAGTTGATGCTCAACAAACACGTCGGTTATTAGACAGAATAGTGGGATACAAGATAAGCCCCCTATTATGGAAGACAGTAAATAGAAATGCAAGTGCAGGGAGGGTACAATCTGTTGCACTTAAGATAATTTGTGATTTAGAAGATGAAATTAAAAATTTTGTTCCTAAGAATTATAGGGAATTTAGTGTCTTATTAAAAAATGGTGTAGAATTAAAATTATCAAAAATAGATGGTAAAAAAGTAGATAAAGTTTTTGATGAAGACTTTAAATTAGAACTTGATAAGTATTTAATTGCTAATAAGGTGGAAATTAAAAAGAAAACACAAAGACCTCCATTAGTATTTAAAACTAGTACGTTGCAACAATTGGCAGCGTCATATTTAGGTTTTTCAGCATCTAAAACTATGAGAATAGCTCAACAGCTATATGAAGGATTAGATATAGCGGGGCAAACAAAAGGTTTAATAACATACATGAGAACAGATTCTACAAGAATTTCTAAAGAAGCACAAGAAAAAGCAAAAGAATATATTGTTAAAAATTTAGGACAAGAGTATGTTGGTAAATACATATCAAAGAATAAGAGTGATGCACAAGATGCCCACGAAGGTATTAGACCATCATATATAGAGCTTGAACCAGATAAAATAAGTGGATACTTATCAAAAGATCAAAACAAGCTATATAGCCTAATATTTAGACGATTTATTACATCACAAATCGCTGCAGTTAAATATGATCAAATGCAAATAACATCTATAAAAGATAATTTAGAATTTACAGGGACAGCAAATAAGATAACATTTGATGGGTACTATAAATATCAAAAATCAGAAGAAGATATCTTAACAGAAGACTTACCAGACATACATGAAAATGACAAATTAGAAATAGAAAAAGTTAATACAAAAGAAGGTGTAACTAAGCCACCTGCAAGATTTACAGAAGCTAGTATAATAAAGAAACTTGAATCTGAAGGTATAGGTAGACCATCTACATATGCTAGTATAATAGACACATTAATTACAAGAGAGTATGTAGTAATAGAAGAAAAAAAATTAATACCAACTGTTCAAGGTTATAGCGTTAAAGAAGAATTAGAAGAACATTTTAAAAACATCATGGATATTAAGTTTACAGCTAATATGGAAAGTGAGTTAGATGAAATAGCAGAAGGTCATAAAGAATGGCACGATATTTTATCTAGATACTACAATACTATAAACCAAGATGTAATAAAATATGAAGAAGATATAAATAAGATGCAAAGTCTTAAAGTAGTTAGTGATGTAATGGACAGTAAGGGCCTTCCTATGATACTTAAAACAGGTATATATGGTAAATACTTAATAAGTGAAACTAATGAAGAAGAAAAAATTTCTCTAAAGGGAATAGATGTTCCTAAAGAAGAAATAAAAAGTGGTAAGGTAGCAGTTAAGGATAAAGTAGAAAAGATATTAAAAGAAAAACAAGGTAAACTTACAGACTACACAGAACAAGGTGTTAAATTCTATTTAAAAATAGGAAGATTCGGACCTTATCTTGAAAGTGAAAACTTTAGTGAAGATAACAAAAGAATTACACTTACACCCCTTATTAGAGCAAAGCTAAAAAAGGGTGAAATAAAAGAAAATGAAGGTGTATTAGAACTTAACGAATACATCTTAAAAGAAAAAGAAGAAAATGAAAAGTTAATAAAACAAGCAGGTAAATGTGAAAAATGTGGAAAACCATTTACAATAAAGAAAGGAAGATTTGGAAAGTTTCTAGCTTGTAGTGGATATCCAGATTGTAAAAACATTAAAAACTTAAAAAAGAAGAGTAAATAA
- a CDS encoding MBL fold metallo-hydrolase, whose protein sequence is MKLAVLGSGSKGNCSYIEIGGKKILVDVGYSVKKIREKLLTIDQNLEDIDAIFITHDHGDHMKSVSTLSRRQNIPIYIHKESLRQIQRKLGNVNTDNIVVLEDRKVFLDNVLVENFDVMHDSKHNLGYTFNYQNEKLSYVTDIGKITNIVRQNCMDSDYIAFESNYDLGMLLNGRYSWDLKNRVKSNVGHISNDEASTFLENISNNRLKEIFLLHLSEENNTPNIAYKTLEEKIDKRIKINITGQVATKLFDFKK, encoded by the coding sequence TTGAAATTAGCAGTATTAGGTAGTGGAAGTAAAGGTAATTGTAGCTATATTGAAATAGGTGGCAAGAAAATTTTAGTTGATGTAGGGTATAGCGTAAAAAAAATACGTGAAAAGCTTTTGACTATAGACCAAAATTTAGAGGATATAGATGCTATCTTTATCACCCATGATCATGGTGATCATATGAAGTCTGTTAGTACTCTATCAAGAAGACAAAATATTCCTATATACATTCATAAAGAGTCACTAAGACAAATACAAAGAAAATTAGGTAATGTTAATACTGATAATATAGTAGTACTAGAAGATAGAAAAGTTTTTTTAGATAATGTATTAGTTGAAAATTTTGATGTTATGCATGATTCAAAACATAATTTGGGCTATACATTTAATTATCAAAATGAAAAACTATCATATGTTACAGATATAGGGAAGATTACAAATATTGTAAGACAAAATTGTATGGATAGTGACTATATTGCATTTGAAAGCAACTATGATTTAGGAATGCTTTTAAATGGTAGGTATTCATGGGATTTAAAAAATAGAGTAAAAAGTAATGTTGGTCATATTTCAAATGATGAAGCATCAACTTTTTTAGAAAATATATCAAATAACAGATTAAAGGAAATTTTTTTGCTACATCTTAGCGAAGAGAATAATACACCGAATATAGCGTATAAGACACTTGAAGAAAAAATTGATAAAAGAATTAAAATTAATATAACAGGGCAAGTAGCGACTAAGCTATTTGATTTTAAAAAGTAG
- a CDS encoding uracil-DNA glycosylase family protein, translating into MWEELETGIKIYAKNTPYFGEGNKDADILVVFDHPFEKQLVGSENFKVLSNIFNFVKIDLNNCYFTYLVKYEPLNLVEESERKESMIYLLQEIYLVKPKYIVCIGEEVFNYLYKYYTNTKNEKLVIDISKCVGNVYDFYGIGLIPIYDMFKVKSLTYNEKKKMADILRGVNK; encoded by the coding sequence ATGTGGGAAGAATTAGAAACAGGAATAAAAATATATGCTAAAAATACTCCATACTTTGGAGAGGGTAATAAGGATGCAGATATATTGGTAGTATTTGACCATCCTTTTGAAAAGCAACTTGTTGGAAGTGAGAACTTTAAGGTTTTAAGTAATATATTTAATTTTGTGAAAATAGACTTAAACAATTGCTATTTTACATACTTAGTTAAGTATGAACCACTAAATTTGGTGGAAGAAAGTGAAAGAAAAGAGAGCATGATATATCTATTACAAGAAATATACTTAGTTAAACCTAAATATATAGTATGTATAGGGGAAGAAGTCTTTAACTACTTATACAAATACTATACAAATACAAAAAATGAAAAGTTAGTAATAGATATTTCAAAGTGTGTAGGGAATGTATATGATTTTTACGGAATAGGTTTAATCCCTATATACGATATGTTTAAAGTTAAAAGTTTGACATATAACGAAAAGAAGAAAATGGCAGATATATTAAGAGGAGTAAATAAATGA
- the asnS gene encoding asparagine--tRNA ligase: MELRILLKDIDKYLDKEVTLSGWIKKNRDQKNFGFIEFNDGTSFKGIQVVYDENISNFDEIAKLNIYSSIKVTGKVVKSIGKGQAYEISASNISVYNACDENYPLQNKRHSVEFLRTIAHLRPRTNTFNAVFKVRSLLSYAIHKFFQERGFVYVQTPLITGTDAEGAGEMFQVTTLDLENLKKLDYKDDFFGKPAYLTVTGQLHVEAFASAFKNTYTFGPTFRAEESNTKKHAAEFWMVEPEIAFADLNVLLEVIEDMMKYIIGYVLENAKDEMEFFNTFVHKGLLDRLNNILENGFARVTYTEAIEKLIASKHTFEEKVVWGMDLGTEHERYLAEQIFKRPVFVTDYPKDIKAFYMKLNEDAKTVRAVDLLAPGIGEIVGGSQREEDYDKLVKIMKEKGLNIDNYEWYLDLRKYGSVPHSGFGLGFERMLMYVTGVENIRDVLPFPRTNKSLEY; the protein is encoded by the coding sequence ATGGAGTTAAGAATATTGTTAAAAGATATAGATAAATATTTAGATAAGGAAGTTACATTATCAGGATGGATAAAGAAGAATCGTGATCAAAAGAACTTTGGATTTATTGAATTTAATGACGGGACTTCATTTAAAGGAATACAAGTAGTTTATGATGAAAACATAAGTAATTTTGATGAAATAGCTAAATTAAACATTTACTCATCAATAAAAGTTACTGGTAAGGTTGTTAAATCTATAGGTAAAGGTCAAGCTTATGAAATATCAGCAAGTAATATTAGTGTATATAATGCATGTGATGAAAATTATCCATTGCAAAATAAGAGACATAGTGTTGAGTTTTTACGTACTATAGCTCATCTACGTCCAAGAACAAACACATTTAACGCAGTATTCAAAGTAAGATCATTACTTTCATATGCAATCCATAAATTTTTCCAAGAAAGAGGCTTTGTATATGTCCAAACACCTCTAATAACAGGTACAGATGCTGAAGGTGCTGGAGAAATGTTCCAAGTTACAACATTAGATTTAGAAAATTTAAAAAAATTAGATTACAAAGATGATTTCTTTGGTAAGCCCGCATACTTAACAGTTACAGGTCAATTACATGTTGAAGCATTTGCTAGTGCATTCAAAAATACATATACATTTGGTCCAACATTTAGAGCTGAAGAATCAAATACTAAAAAACATGCTGCAGAATTCTGGATGGTAGAACCTGAAATAGCATTTGCAGATTTAAATGTTTTACTAGAAGTAATTGAAGATATGATGAAGTATATAATAGGGTATGTTTTGGAAAATGCAAAAGATGAAATGGAATTTTTCAATACCTTTGTTCATAAAGGACTATTAGATAGATTAAATAATATACTAGAAAATGGTTTTGCAAGAGTTACATACACAGAAGCTATAGAAAAATTAATAGCTTCAAAACATACATTTGAAGAAAAAGTAGTTTGGGGTATGGATTTAGGGACAGAACATGAAAGATACCTTGCAGAACAAATATTTAAACGTCCAGTATTTGTAACAGATTATCCTAAAGACATTAAGGCATTTTATATGAAATTAAATGAAGATGCTAAAACAGTAAGAGCAGTTGATCTTCTAGCACCAGGTATAGGTGAAATAGTAGGTGGAAGCCAAAGAGAAGAAGATTATGATAAATTAGTTAAAATAATGAAAGAAAAAGGCTTAAACATAGATAATTATGAATGGTATTTAGACTTAAGAAAATATGGTTCTGTTCCACATTCTGGATTTGGATTAGGATTTGAAAGAATGTTAATGTATGTTACAGGAGTAGAAAATATTAGAGATGTATTACCATTCCCAAGAACAAACAAATCTCTTGAATATTAG
- the dprA gene encoding DNA-processing protein DprA, translated as MKWIDLLNTNIRNCDIRRLMKKYSSMDLLLSNFSKLSDDMKREIENCKSYTIDEDVRVISYFDDEYPEYLRNLKDFPTFLFLKGKRLDESLKVAVVGTRKNTKLGELTCKKIIKGLSDYDITIVSGMARGIDSIAHKSAIEYGMNTIAILPTDIFSCYPIENMKLKEYISCNGTVVSEFKPNTKLTKANFVIRNRLIAGLSRLVYIPESYISGGSLITAKFANMYNKEIYTSPADIFNKSFEGCNELIAKNIAKLVRSSDDIAYEYGWRKKSEKISSNS; from the coding sequence ATGAAATGGATTGATTTACTTAATACAAACATTAGAAATTGTGATATACGTAGACTTATGAAAAAATACAGTAGTATGGACCTACTATTATCCAACTTTTCTAAATTAAGTGATGATATGAAAAGAGAGATAGAAAATTGTAAAAGTTATACTATAGACGAAGATGTTAGAGTAATCTCGTATTTTGATGATGAATATCCTGAATATTTGAGGAATTTAAAGGATTTTCCAACATTTTTGTTTCTTAAAGGTAAAAGACTTGATGAGAGTCTTAAAGTAGCTGTAGTGGGCACAAGAAAAAATACAAAACTAGGGGAACTTACTTGTAAGAAGATAATAAAGGGGTTATCTGATTATGATATAACAATAGTTAGTGGTATGGCAAGAGGTATAGATTCTATAGCACATAAAAGTGCAATAGAATATGGTATGAATACCATAGCAATATTGCCAACGGATATATTTAGTTGTTATCCAATTGAAAATATGAAATTAAAAGAATATATATCTTGTAATGGTACTGTTGTATCAGAATTTAAACCTAACACTAAATTAACAAAAGCCAATTTTGTTATTAGAAATCGGTTGATAGCAGGTTTATCTAGACTTGTGTATATACCAGAGTCATATATTAGTGGAGGTTCATTAATAACTGCAAAATTTGCTAATATGTACAACAAAGAAATATATACTAGCCCAGCTGATATATTTAACAAGTCGTTTGAAGGTTGTAATGAATTAATAGCTAAAAATATTGCAAAACTTGTTAGGAGTTCTGATGACATAGCTTATGAGTATGGTTGGAGGAAAAAAAGTGAAAAAATATCTAGTAATAGTTGA
- the xerA gene encoding site-specific tyrosine recombinase/integron integrase, translating to MRKQLDAYLYYNEVILGKSYNTIRSYRNDITQLIEYLEENEGIKDFSKVEIITLRSFIAYLSVEKKSSKRSINRKVSAVRSFFDYLVRNNVIEENKAIYVSTPKFENKLPNFLLKDDIAKLRECIDTNNILGLRDRTILEVLYSSGLRSMELLELSESMIDIDKRELRVIGKGDKERITFFSNTAKKYLKEYIEAKKQKYIYDKDIVFCNSKGGRLTTRSLRRIIEFYAKKSGIDKEITPHVFRHTFATELLNSGVDIRYVQELLGHSTIATTQFYTHISKNKLREMYLKTRPFSKGEEVDE from the coding sequence ATGAGAAAACAGTTAGATGCATACCTTTATTATAACGAGGTAATACTAGGTAAAAGCTATAATACCATAAGATCATATAGAAATGATATAACGCAACTAATAGAATACTTAGAAGAAAATGAGGGGATAAAGGACTTTAGTAAGGTTGAGATAATAACGCTTAGGTCCTTTATAGCTTACCTTAGTGTAGAAAAAAAGTCTTCTAAAAGAAGTATTAATAGAAAAGTTTCAGCAGTTAGAAGTTTTTTTGATTACTTGGTAAGAAACAATGTAATAGAAGAAAATAAGGCAATATATGTAAGTACACCTAAGTTTGAGAATAAATTGCCTAATTTTTTATTGAAAGATGATATAGCAAAGCTAAGAGAGTGTATAGATACAAATAACATACTAGGTCTTCGTGATAGAACAATTTTAGAGGTACTTTATTCAAGTGGACTAAGATCTATGGAATTATTAGAATTATCTGAAAGTATGATAGATATTGATAAAAGAGAATTGCGTGTAATTGGTAAGGGTGATAAGGAAAGAATAACTTTTTTTAGCAATACAGCAAAAAAATATTTGAAAGAATATATAGAAGCTAAAAAGCAAAAATATATATATGATAAAGATATAGTTTTTTGTAATTCTAAAGGTGGAAGACTTACAACAAGATCACTAAGAAGAATAATAGAGTTCTATGCTAAGAAAAGTGGTATAGATAAGGAAATTACACCCCATGTATTTAGACATACATTTGCAACAGAACTATTAAATAGTGGTGTAGATATACGTTATGTTCAAGAACTATTAGGACATTCAACTATTGCAACCACTCAATTCTATACTCATATAAGCAAAAATAAGTTAAGAGAGATGTATTTAAAAACAAGGCCATTTTCAAAAGGAGAAGAAGTAGATGAGTGA
- a CDS encoding tetratricopeptide repeat protein translates to MKRLLVVIYISIATLVFADIIGDLQNIDKDVQNKKYDSAINKGKEALKKVTSEDDRRAIESVLNDVQKKIKDAATNVINNLGESIDTENNDELSATDTGTLPSLPSEKTFDSATFARYKKYENQVVATGNSEAIHSLAMMYVREGLYESAMNLALRDKSRSTRNVYLAATAARMIGRFDKSIQLYNELLKRDSGHPKTYLGLAMAYKGKGNYKQALSYLRTYQSHDNSRRIQQDINVLSSH, encoded by the coding sequence ATGAAAAGATTATTAGTTGTAATATATATTTCAATTGCAACACTAGTTTTTGCTGATATTATTGGTGATTTACAAAATATAGATAAAGATGTACAAAACAAAAAATATGATAGTGCAATAAATAAAGGGAAAGAAGCACTAAAAAAGGTAACTTCAGAAGATGATAGACGTGCTATTGAGTCAGTATTAAATGATGTACAGAAAAAAATTAAAGATGCAGCAACTAATGTGATTAATAATCTTGGTGAAAGTATTGATACAGAAAACAATGATGAATTATCAGCAACAGATACAGGTACTCTACCTAGTTTACCAAGTGAAAAAACATTTGATAGTGCAACTTTTGCAAGATACAAAAAGTATGAAAATCAAGTAGTTGCAACAGGTAATTCAGAAGCAATACACTCATTAGCAATGATGTATGTTAGAGAAGGTCTTTATGAAAGTGCCATGAATTTGGCATTACGTGATAAGTCAAGAAGTACAAGAAATGTATATTTAGCAGCAACAGCAGCAAGAATGATAGGAAGATTTGATAAATCAATACAATTGTACAATGAATTATTAAAAAGAGATTCTGGTCACCCTAAGACATATTTAGGTTTAGCGATGGCATACAAGGGTAAGGGTAATTACAAACAAGCCCTATCTTACTTAAGAACATATCAAAGTCATGATAATTCAAGAAGAATACAACAAGACATCAATGTTTTAAGCTCACATTAA